A single genomic interval of Oryza sativa Japonica Group chromosome 7, ASM3414082v1 harbors:
- the LOC107278250 gene encoding zinc finger protein ZAT1 yields MDAGGVELSGVMHRCRVCGKGFSCGRSLGGHMRSHISFGEAAAELGANGGVVGYGLRENPKKTRRLSEFDGDGDGEEVEVEEGGDGGELRACRECGKLFSSWRSLFGHMRRHASGGGGRNHDDDDDDDVDVEDEFGGGEEEEIVAPAPAAVTVIAAPPRRRRRSMRVAAPAPAPAPPRPVLLGGFEKEQEDVALGLLMLSRDTGVWRSPVKAETFEKPEQKKKKATAKQPPPLPLPRNGYGYGYNSDEDSALLQYGGDVAKSRKRRASYHSPNSISSKKKQQPRAAAPAKRTRYECPGCGKVFASYQALGGHRASHKRINTSCSAPKVSPATAAAAAPAPEPSSETYASLSTLSPSASPGSAAAGIGDRKANNKSSAEEEKFGGACSSDELYAELELEQRSPAAAAGFLDLNFPPASSEVGVN; encoded by the coding sequence ATGGATGCGGGGGGAGTGGAGCTCTCTGGCGTGATGCATCGGTGTAGGGTGTGCGGGAAGGGGTTCTCGTGCGGCCGCTCGCTCGGTGGCCACATGCGGTCGCATATCTCGtttggggaggcggcggcggagctcggcgccAATGGCGGCGTGGTTGGGTACGGGCTGAGGGAGAATCCCAAGAAGACGAGGCGGCTGTCTGAGTttgatggtgatggtgatggtgaggaggtggaggtggaggagggtggcgatggcggcgagctcAGGGCGTGCCGGGAGTGCGGCAAGCTGTTCTCGTCGTGGCGCTCGCTGTTCGGGCACATGCGGCGCCAtgcatccggcggcggagggaggaatcacgacgacgacgacgatgacgacgtggATGTGGAGGATGAgttcggcggcggggaggaggaggagattgtggcgccggcgccggcggcggtgactgtgatcgcggcgccgccgaggcggaggcggcggtcgatgcgcgtggcggcgcccgcgcccgcgcccgcgccgccgcggccggtgcTGCTGGGCGGGTTCGAGAAGGAACAGGAGGACGTCGCGCTCGGCCTCCTGATGCTCTCGCGCGACACCGGCGTGTGGCGCTCGCCGGTCAAGGCGGAGACGTTCGAGAAGCCggagcagaagaagaagaaggcgacggcgaagcagccgccgccgctaccccTCCCAAGAAACGGCTACGGCTACGGCTACAACTCCGACGAGGATTCAGCTCTGCTCCAGtacggcggcgacgtcgcgaAGAGCAGGAAGCgaagggctagctaccactctCCCAATTCCATCTCCtcgaagaagaagcagcagccgcgcgcggcggcgccggcgaagcgGACACGGTACGAGTGCCCGGGGTGCGGCAAGGTGTTCGCCTCCTACCAGGCGCTTGGCGGCCACCGCGCGAGCCACAAGCGGATCAACACTAGCTGCAGCGCCCCCAAGGtctcccccgccaccgccgcggcggcggcgcccgcgccggaGCCGAGCTCGGAGACGTACGCCTCGCTGAGCACCCTCTCCCCCTCGGCGTCGCCGGGCTCGGCGGCCGCCGGCATTGGCGACCGCAAGGCCAACAACAAGTCGtcagcggaggaggagaagttcGGCGGCGCGTGCTCCTCCGACGAGCTCTACGccgagctggagctggagcagcgctcgccggcggcggccgcggggttTCTTGATCTCAACTTCCCGCCGGCCTCATCGGAGGTTGGCGTGAACTGA
- the LOC4343806 gene encoding uncharacterized protein isoform X1 has protein sequence MSSSSNGNGHYPVNGAKVLQKRENNQEKMLLDKNAAFRACQKDRHYIEKLETELRNCYQEIDYLQDQLNIRNVEANIMGEHIHSLELKLTELEKFPERVRVIDDELMRSDSQCWLLMEEVRCQEEKLKKAALQIEKLENVNLDSQCEIESLKLDLTTLEQRLFDADSFGQHVSADKAIADNKLREYELQLQEAHKTIDHLLLENKELKRLFPGGVATALTSDEQVDKTIEKIDGQYYERGGAILENMAKRSEESELLIEQLKEELREQKLKAKEDAEDLTQEMAELRYQITGMLEEEYKRRSCIEQAAIQQIQELEAQVSKEQRKLSGALRKLQESHELAQKQSMEIKKLKDSLGRFNSALNHGTVCRSCSCGFCAMLLELSNCSIEGLVDVRSSNEKPQNQALLEWRPDEDADGEAG, from the exons ATGTCTAGTAGCTCCAATGGCAATGGGCATTATCCTGTTAATGGTGCAAAGGTTCTgcaaaaaagagagaacaatCAAGAG AAAATGCTGCTAGACAAAAATGCAGCTTTTAGGGCCTGTCAGAAGGACAGGCATTACATCGAGAAATTGGAAACAGAACTGAGGAACTGCTATCAGGAAATTG ACTATTTGCAGGATCAGCTAAATATCCGAAATGTTGAAGCAAACATCATGGGAGAGCATATCCACAGTCTTGAACTGAAACTAACTGAACTTGAAAAGTTTCCTGAAAGAGTTAGAGTTATAGATGATGAGCTGATGCGGTCTGATTCTCAGTGCTGGCTTCTGATGGAAGAAGTCCGATGCCAAGAAGAGAAATTGAAAAAGGCAGCCTTACAAATAGAGAAGCTTGAGAATGTAAATTTGGATTCACAATGTGAGATTGAGAGCTTAAAACTTGATTTAACTACACTTGAACAGAGACTGTTTGATGCTGACAGCTTTGGTCAGCATGTTTCTGCTGATAAAGCCATAGCAGATAATAAACTGAGGGAGTATGAGCTCCAGCTGCAAGAGGCACATAAGACTATTGACCATCTTTTACTTGAGAATAAAGAACTAAAACGGTTGTTCCCTGGAGGAGTTGCCACTGCTTTAACATCTGATGAGCAAGTTGACAAAACAATTGAGAAGATTGATGGTCAATACTATGAGAGGGGCGGTGCAATACTTGAAAATATGGCAAAGCGAAGTGAAGAATCTGAACTACTGATTGAGCAGCTCAAG GAAGAGCTTCGAGAACAAAAACTGAAGGCAAAGGAGGATGCAGAAGATCTCACCCAAGAAATGGCTGAACTAAGGTACCAAATAACTGGCATGCTTGAGGAAGAATACAAGCGTCGGTCTTGCATTGAGCAGGCAGCTATCCAACAAATCCAGGAACTAGAGGCTCAG GTTTCCAAAGAGCAGAGAAAATTGAGTGGAGCCCTGAGGAAACTGCAGGAATCACATGAACTAGCTCAGAAGCAATCTATGGAGATAAAGAAATTGAAGGATTCTTTAGGG AGGTTTAACTCTGCGTTGAACCATGGGACAGTTTGCAGATCTTGCTCCTGCGGGTTCTGCGCAATGTTGTTAGAGCTGTCTAACTGCTCTATCGAAGGACTAGTTGATGTTAGATCTTCCAATGAGAAGCCACAGAACCAAGCTCTACTAGAATGGCGTCCTGATGAAGATGCGGATGGTGAAGCCGGCTAG
- the LOC4343806 gene encoding uncharacterized protein isoform X2 produces MSSSSNGNGHYPVNGAKVLQKRENNQEKMLLDKNAAFRACQKDRHYIEKLETELRNCYQEIDYLQDQLNIRNVEANIMGEHIHSLELKLTELEKFPERVRVIDDELMRSDSQCWLLMEEVRCQEEKLKKAALQIEKLENVNLDSQCEIESLKLDLTTLEQRLFDADSFGQHVSADKAIADNKLREYELQLQEAHKTIDHLLLENKELKRLFPGGVATALTSDEQVDKTIEKIDGQYYERGGAILENMAKRSEESELLIEQLKEELREQKLKAKEDAEDLTQEMAELRYQITGMLEEEYKRRSCIEQAAIQQIQELEAQVSKEQRKLSGALRKLQESHELAQKQSMEIKKLKDSLGFADLAPAGSAQCC; encoded by the exons ATGTCTAGTAGCTCCAATGGCAATGGGCATTATCCTGTTAATGGTGCAAAGGTTCTgcaaaaaagagagaacaatCAAGAG AAAATGCTGCTAGACAAAAATGCAGCTTTTAGGGCCTGTCAGAAGGACAGGCATTACATCGAGAAATTGGAAACAGAACTGAGGAACTGCTATCAGGAAATTG ACTATTTGCAGGATCAGCTAAATATCCGAAATGTTGAAGCAAACATCATGGGAGAGCATATCCACAGTCTTGAACTGAAACTAACTGAACTTGAAAAGTTTCCTGAAAGAGTTAGAGTTATAGATGATGAGCTGATGCGGTCTGATTCTCAGTGCTGGCTTCTGATGGAAGAAGTCCGATGCCAAGAAGAGAAATTGAAAAAGGCAGCCTTACAAATAGAGAAGCTTGAGAATGTAAATTTGGATTCACAATGTGAGATTGAGAGCTTAAAACTTGATTTAACTACACTTGAACAGAGACTGTTTGATGCTGACAGCTTTGGTCAGCATGTTTCTGCTGATAAAGCCATAGCAGATAATAAACTGAGGGAGTATGAGCTCCAGCTGCAAGAGGCACATAAGACTATTGACCATCTTTTACTTGAGAATAAAGAACTAAAACGGTTGTTCCCTGGAGGAGTTGCCACTGCTTTAACATCTGATGAGCAAGTTGACAAAACAATTGAGAAGATTGATGGTCAATACTATGAGAGGGGCGGTGCAATACTTGAAAATATGGCAAAGCGAAGTGAAGAATCTGAACTACTGATTGAGCAGCTCAAG GAAGAGCTTCGAGAACAAAAACTGAAGGCAAAGGAGGATGCAGAAGATCTCACCCAAGAAATGGCTGAACTAAGGTACCAAATAACTGGCATGCTTGAGGAAGAATACAAGCGTCGGTCTTGCATTGAGCAGGCAGCTATCCAACAAATCCAGGAACTAGAGGCTCAG GTTTCCAAAGAGCAGAGAAAATTGAGTGGAGCCCTGAGGAAACTGCAGGAATCACATGAACTAGCTCAGAAGCAATCTATGGAGATAAAGAAATTGAAGGATTCTTTAGGG TTTGCAGATCTTGCTCCTGCGGGTTCTGCGCAATGTTGTTAG